A region from the Pseudomonas sp. P8_229 genome encodes:
- a CDS encoding phage baseplate assembly protein V, producing MSLLTRLLARGTVVLANSASKLQSLQMRLTAGEVNDDMEHFEPYGFTSNPLAGAEGIVTFLGGDRSHAIALVVADRRYRLQSLAAGEVAIYTDEGDRIHFKRGRIIDIETATLNIRASSAVNFDTPVINQTGKIVSTGDQLAGGISQIKHVHVGVQAGSGQTGAPAGGK from the coding sequence ATGAGCCTACTGACACGCCTGCTGGCGCGCGGCACTGTCGTGCTCGCCAACTCGGCATCCAAGCTGCAATCGCTGCAAATGCGCCTCACCGCCGGCGAGGTGAACGACGACATGGAGCATTTCGAACCCTACGGTTTCACCAGCAACCCGCTGGCTGGCGCCGAGGGCATCGTCACGTTTCTCGGCGGCGATCGCTCCCACGCCATCGCCCTGGTAGTCGCCGACCGCCGCTATCGCCTGCAGTCGCTGGCCGCCGGTGAAGTGGCGATCTACACCGACGAGGGCGACAGGATTCACTTCAAGCGCGGGCGGATCATCGATATCGAAACCGCCACGCTGAACATCCGCGCCAGCAGCGCGGTGAACTTCGATACGCCGGTGATCAACCAGACCGGCAAGATCGTCTCCACCGGCGATCAGCTCGCCGGTGGCATCAGCCAGATCAAACACGTGCATGTGGGCGTGCAGGCCGGTAGCGGCCAGACCGGCGCGCCGGCAGGAGGCAAGTGA
- a CDS encoding phage GP46 family protein: MLISPNLHAALTRSVLISLFTWRRAADDDALDDEERFGWWGDTFPTVADDRIGSRLWLLRRVKLTRQTQMDAEFYAREALQWLIDDGHCSAIDIISERLDAQRLNLRTVLTLADGERLDINPDNSWQVIYAV; this comes from the coding sequence ATGCTGATCAGCCCGAATCTCCACGCGGCACTGACCCGCTCCGTACTGATCAGCCTGTTCACCTGGCGCCGCGCCGCTGACGACGACGCCCTCGACGACGAGGAGCGCTTCGGCTGGTGGGGCGACACGTTTCCCACCGTTGCCGACGACCGCATCGGCTCGCGGCTGTGGCTGCTGCGCCGGGTCAAGCTGACCCGACAGACCCAGATGGACGCCGAGTTCTATGCCCGCGAAGCCCTGCAATGGCTGATCGACGACGGCCACTGCAGCGCCATCGACATCATCAGCGAACGCCTCGACGCCCAGCGCCTGAACCTGCGCACGGTCCTGACCCTGGCCGACGGCGAACGTCTGGACATCAACCCCGATAACAGTTGGCAGGTGATCTATGCCGTTTGA